In the genome of Candidatus Thermokryptus mobilis, the window GCTTACAAATATATCTGAAAGGTTTGCATAGACGGTTCTGAAACCGCCATCATGTGTTATGATTATCAAATTTTCAAAGCTTGGCAACCAAAAAATTTTTGATACAACTCCATCCGCAACAGCTCGCACCTCGGTTTCACCTTTAACTTGGATATCAACACCGTAGTTTAATGTCACTGTCTTTAAAACGGGATGAACTTGCTCACCATATCTTGCGACGATTTTTCCGTTGTCAACAGGCCAGGGGAGTTTTCCTTTGAGTTTTGCGAATGCGCTCTCAACTTTTGGAGTTTCAACTTTTTTCCTTTTCTTAATCTCCTCTCTTCGTTTTCTTTCCTTTTCCTCCTCAATCAACTTTGCAATCACATTTTCAATCTCCTTTATTGCCCTTTTTCTCCTCTCAATTTGTGCCTGTAGTTTCTGCTTGTCCTTCCTTATCTTTTCAAGAAGTTCTTTCTTTTCTTTTATTCCGTTTAAGAGGTTTTTCTCCTCTTCCTCTTTTTGTGATATTAATTCCCTTTGCTTTGAAAGGGCAAGCTCAAGCTCGCCCTTTTGCTTTTTTAAATTTTCTTGTTTTGATAAGATTGAATCAATTATGGCTTTCCCAAACTTTGAAAATTTCTTGAGATATACCGTCCTTATCAACATTTGATTTAAAGACCTCGCCGATAAAATGAGTTCAAAGTCGTGTGTTCTCCCACGCTTATATGTCGACCTGATATAAGATGCATATTTCTCTTTCAAATTTTTGATCTCTTGTTCAGACCTTAAAATCTCGTCTTGCAATTTTTTTATTTCTTTCTCGTTCTCGTTTGCCTGCTTTTTGAGTTCCGATATCAACTTCCTTAAGAGATTATCCCTTCTCTCGTAGTCATCAATTAAGTCAAGTGTGAACTTTTCCTTTTGTTGTGCCTCTTTTATCTTCATCTCGTATAAATTTATTTCCTCCTTGAGGCGTTTCAACTCCTCCTGTTTTTTCTTCACCGCATTTTGCGATAAAACCTCAAGCGTTAGTGTTAGAATCAAAATCAAAGCCCAAATTCTTTCCATCTTTTACTTACCCTTTCTTTGATTTCATCATCCATCTTTATGATTTCAAGCCATGGTTTAAAATGCCCTTCTTCTTGAGTTTTCCTTGTGCAGTCAATCCCAACCCTTTGCCCAAATTTCGGTAACACACGATAGTCAAGCGCTCTCTCATCAAAAAATATGTCCCTTTCTGGATCAAACCTTGTGAACAAGCCCCAAATTAATTCAGTTTTATCTTGAATGTCTATCTCCTCATCAACTATGAATAGAATCCGAACTCTTTTTCCCTTGTCAAGATTCCATACTTCATTTGCTACTTCTCTTGCTTGGAACGGTTTGCGCTTCTTGATTTTAAGTATAATGATTCCATCAATCGGTCTTATTTCATCTATTATCTCACTTTTTCCTTTCAGCGGGGCTAAATCAATCTTTTCAATTTTGAACGGTGCTCTATCTTTTTTCACCGTAGCGTCAATCCCAAGTTTTGAGCCATGGTCGGTTGTCGGACCAGCAACATCAAGCGTATCAGTGTGCGCATCCCTTACGAAGATAAGGTCTTGTTGAAAGTCAACCCATTTTAAAACTTCAACTGCAACGGACTTTAAATCTTCCGGGTTTACGGTTTTATCAACGGCTATTAAAATTTTTGTCAACGAAAGTTGTCCCAATCCCCATATTCCCATCATCGCCTTTACAGCTTGCCTTGGGAAATAACTTTCAACTGAGATTATCCCAAGATTGTGAAATCCAGCTTCTATGCTTAAGTTCATTTTTACGATTTCGGGTATTTGAAATTTTATAATCGGGAAGAAAATTTCTGAAATTGCTTTGCCGATCCAGGCATCTTCCATAGGTGGTTTTCCGACGATTGTAGCAGGATAAATTGCATCTTTTCTATGTGTTATAGCAGTTACATGCAAAACTGGAAATGGCTCTGAAAGGGAATAATATCCGAAGTGATCTCCGAACGGACCCTCAATTCTTCTCTCAAATGGTTCTGCGTATCCTTCAATTATGAATTCAGCATCAGCGGGGACGAGAATTGGAATCGTTTTCGCTTTTACGAGATGTATTTTTTCACCGAGCAGATATGAGGCGAACATTAACTCATCAAAGTTTGGCGGAAGCGGGGCTATTGCTGAAAAAATCAGGGCAGGGTGTCCGCCAAGGGCAATCGCAACAGGAAGCTTTTTACCGAGTTTTTCAGCTTTCCAGTAGTGATACGCCCCTGTTTTATGACTCTGCCAGTGAAGTCCAGCTGTTTTTTCATCATAAATTTGAATCCTATACATCCCAACATTTCTCTTTTGGGTTTCGGGGTCATGCGTTATCACAAGTGGCAATGTTAAAAATTTTCCGCCATCTTTTGGCCAGCATTTTAAAGCTGGTATATCAAAAAGTGAAGGATTTAAATTTACGACTTCTTGAACTGGTGCTTTATTGACAATTTTAGGCGTAAGGGATTTTAAAAGTTTCAAGATGTTTTTTCTCTTTGAGAGGATTTTTTTTAGCGATGGCTTTTCGGTTAA includes:
- a CDS encoding murein hydrolase activator EnvC family protein codes for the protein MERIWALILILTLTLEVLSQNAVKKKQEELKRLKEEINLYEMKIKEAQQKEKFTLDLIDDYERRDNLLRKLISELKKQANENEKEIKKLQDEILRSEQEIKNLKEKYASYIRSTYKRGRTHDFELILSARSLNQMLIRTVYLKKFSKFGKAIIDSILSKQENLKKQKGELELALSKQRELISQKEEEEKNLLNGIKEKKELLEKIRKDKQKLQAQIERRKRAIKEIENVIAKLIEEEKERKRREEIKKRKKVETPKVESAFAKLKGKLPWPVDNGKIVARYGEQVHPVLKTVTLNYGVDIQVKGETEVRAVADGVVSKIFWLPSFENLIIITHDGGFRTVYANLSDIFVSEGEKVNAGQIIGKSGESIEGSIVHFEIWHERQQQNPEVWLSKK
- a CDS encoding menaquinone biosynthesis decarboxylase, translating into MASNLRTFLKLLEERGELKEINAEVSTELEITEIADRVVKSGGPALLFKNVNGSKFPIVINLFGTYERTKLALGCEPSELFQWLIEILTEKPSLKKILSKRKNILKLLKSLTPKIVNKAPVQEVVNLNPSLFDIPALKCWPKDGGKFLTLPLVITHDPETQKRNVGMYRIQIYDEKTAGLHWQSHKTGAYHYWKAEKLGKKLPVAIALGGHPALIFSAIAPLPPNFDELMFASYLLGEKIHLVKAKTIPILVPADAEFIIEGYAEPFERRIEGPFGDHFGYYSLSEPFPVLHVTAITHRKDAIYPATIVGKPPMEDAWIGKAISEIFFPIIKFQIPEIVKMNLSIEAGFHNLGIISVESYFPRQAVKAMMGIWGLGQLSLTKILIAVDKTVNPEDLKSVAVEVLKWVDFQQDLIFVRDAHTDTLDVAGPTTDHGSKLGIDATVKKDRAPFKIEKIDLAPLKGKSEIIDEIRPIDGIIILKIKKRKPFQAREVANEVWNLDKGKRVRILFIVDEEIDIQDKTELIWGLFTRFDPERDIFFDERALDYRVLPKFGQRVGIDCTRKTQEEGHFKPWLEIIKMDDEIKERVSKRWKEFGL